The sequence GCCGGGCTGAAGCCATCGGCCAACGCACGCAGGCGCGCCTTGGCGGCGTCGGAGAAGTCGGCCAGTTCGACCACGCCCGGCTCGGCGGCCAGGGCCAGCAGCCATTCCACCTCCACCGTGATCCGGGCCTTGATCAGGCCGTACTCGGAGAAGATCGGGCGCAGCGCGTCGACCTTGCCGGCATAGCGGCCATCGAGCGGGGACAGGGCAAGCAGGGCGGATTCCGACATGGCGGTGACGAGGCGGTAACGGCGGGGCCGCATATTCTAAGGGTTGCCGGCCGCGGCCGCTGGAAGCGGCGCGCCGTTGCCCCCTTGCTGGACCCGCCGTGCCGGCGCGGTCCGATCCACGGAGAGCGCGAATGAGCCAGAAATACCGCATCGAGCACGACAGCATGGGCGAGCTGCAGGTGCCTGCCGATGCGCTGTGGGGCGCACAGACCCAGCGGGCCGTGCAGAACTTCCCGGTGTCCGGGCAACGCATGCCGCGTGCCTTCATCCGTGCCCTGGGCCTGATCAAGGGCAGCGCCGCCGAGGTCAATGGCGCGCTGGGCCTGCTGCCCAAGGGCGTGGCCCGCGCCATCATGCTGGCCGCGGCGGAAGTGGCGCAGGGCAACCACGACGCGCACTTCCCGGTGGACGTGTACCAGACCGGCTCGGGCACCTCGTCCAACATGAACGCCAACGAGGTGATTGCCACGCTTGCCAACCGCAACGGCAAGGCCGGCAGGACCCGCGTGCATCCCAACGACCACGTCAACCTGGGGCAGAGCTCCAACGACGTGGTGCCGACTGCGATCCGGGTGTCGGCGGTGCTGGAAACCCGCGAACAGCTGCTGCCCGCCCTGGTGCACCTGCGCCGGACCATCGACAAGCGCGGCCGCAGCCTGCGCAGCGTGGTCAAGACCGGGCGCACCCACCTGATGGACGCGATGCCGCTGACCTTCGGGCAGGAGTTCGGCGCGTGGTCGGCACAGCTGGCTTCGGCCCAGGCGCGGATCGAGGACAGCCTCAAGCGACTGCGCCGGCTGCCGCTGGGCGGCACCGCGATCGGCACCGGCATCAATGCCGACCCGCGCTTCGGTGCGCGCGTGGCCAGGGCGCTGTCCACCGACACCGGCGCGCGCTTTGAAAGCGCCGAGAACAAGTTCGAGGGGCTGGCCGCGCAGGACGACGCGGTCGAGCTGTCCGGCCAGCTCAACGCGCTGGCGGTCGCCCTGATCAAGATCGCCAACGACCTGCGGTGGATGAACTCCGGGCCGCTGGCCGGGCTGGGGGAGATCGAACTGCCGGCGCTGCAGCCGGGCAGCTCGATCATGCCGGGCAAGGTCAACCCGGTGATCCCCGAAGCGACAGTGATGGCCGCCGCGCAGGTCATCGGCCACCACACCGCGATCACGGTGGCCGGACAGACCGGCAACTTCCAGTTGAACGTGACGCTGCCACTGATCGCGGCCAACCTGCTGGATTCGATCCAGCTGCTGGCCAGCGTCTCGCGGCTGCTGGCCGATTCGGCCATTGCCGGGCTGGCGGTCCGGCAGGACAAGGTCCGCGACGCCCTGGACCGCAATCCGATCCTGGTCACCGCGCTCAATCCGATCATCGGCTACGAGAAGGCCGCGGCGATCGCCAAGCGAGCCTACAAGGAAGGCCGCCCGGTACTGGAGGTGGCGCGCGAGGACAGTGGGCTTTCCGAGGCCGAACTGCGCCGGCTGCTGGATCCGGCCGGGCTGACCCAGGGCGGCATCCACGGCTGACACGGGACGGCGCGGATACGAAAAACGCCCGGCCAGGCCGGGCGTTTTTGTGGACGGTAGAGCCGCGGCTCAGCGCTCGGCGCGATAGTTGTCCAGCGCCTCGGTGTAGTCCTTGAACTCTGGAATCTGCTGCACCAGGTCATCCGGGAAGGGCTCCAC is a genomic window of Stenotrophomonas sp. Marseille-Q4652 containing:
- a CDS encoding class II fumarate hydratase; this translates as MSQKYRIEHDSMGELQVPADALWGAQTQRAVQNFPVSGQRMPRAFIRALGLIKGSAAEVNGALGLLPKGVARAIMLAAAEVAQGNHDAHFPVDVYQTGSGTSSNMNANEVIATLANRNGKAGRTRVHPNDHVNLGQSSNDVVPTAIRVSAVLETREQLLPALVHLRRTIDKRGRSLRSVVKTGRTHLMDAMPLTFGQEFGAWSAQLASAQARIEDSLKRLRRLPLGGTAIGTGINADPRFGARVARALSTDTGARFESAENKFEGLAAQDDAVELSGQLNALAVALIKIANDLRWMNSGPLAGLGEIELPALQPGSSIMPGKVNPVIPEATVMAAAQVIGHHTAITVAGQTGNFQLNVTLPLIAANLLDSIQLLASVSRLLADSAIAGLAVRQDKVRDALDRNPILVTALNPIIGYEKAAAIAKRAYKEGRPVLEVAREDSGLSEAELRRLLDPAGLTQGGIHG